GATTGCTCCCTCTCTTTCCCAAAAGCACAGAGTATGGATCAGCACTAGGTTTGAACCTTCCCCCCTTTAGCTTCAGAGCCTGCACTCTCAGCTCTTCCATTGAACTGCCTTGGTGGGAAGATCAGGTGTGGCCAGCATATGTGTGATATTGTACATCTGTTTCCAAAAGTTACAGCTGGTGCAATGTCTCTTCCCCAGTTCAGGTCTATTCAAGGGATTCAAACAGGCCAGTGCAATGGCAGATGACTTGGGGACACAGCTCTTCCTGGTTTTGAGACATCTTGATGGATCAGAGCTCAAAGATTTTCCAACTGAGGACTTGTGTCCACTGGCTTTCTGGAATGAtagtggtggggaggggaggaggaccaAACAACAGATCAATTCTTACTCCTGAAAATTAATTCTCTGGGTTCAGGAGAAGAGACTGGTGAATAAAGGGATCATTCTCAGGGCATCAGGCACAACTTAAAACAGTCCTCCCCTCACCACTTACTTGAGCTGTGACCTTGGGCAGACCTCTtaactgagctaccacccaacagTTTACTGTTTATTTGAAGTGTACTCAAAACACAGCATACACTGGTTTCACCACAGAAGTCCTATAGCAGACCAGGGACAAGTCTACATACCTGGGCTTGATACAAACTTTCccacaactggggggggggggtgtctttgcCTTTTCAGGGACTTTTCCTTTGCTTAGAAGGTTCCTCCTCAGATGTTCATCTGCTCCTTCCCTCAAACCCTTGAGGACTTGGATCCAATGTCATCCCTTGGAGCCTTCATTTAACGCAAATTTCCTGCTGCTGTCAGTTGTCATTGATGCTTGGCGTTGACCCTTGTTACTTGCCTGAATGATTACACACGAAATATTTATCACCTTCACCCCCATTCCTGTTATTCTTCTATAGTTAACTTCTCCAAGAAGTATTATTTACTGGTTTCATTTATaagatttttcattatttatatgGGGGAGGGAAACATCCATCATTCCGGCACATGCAACACTTTGCCAAACTTGGAAATACATGCTTGCAAGTCTAGTATTCTAGCTACTAAGTCATCTCATGGCTTCAGTTTTGtgaagattttattttctttgtttgttcatttattttgatagaacagagagaaattgaaaggggaaggagctatagaaagaaatagagatgccTATAGCAATGCTGGTGAAACTTACCCCATGCAGGTAgttgccagggacttgaacctgggtttttgtggaaggtaacatgtgtggtcagccaggtgcaccacggtCCAGCCCCTCTGGATTCATTTGTAATTTCCTATTCCTGGCACCCTGAGCAGTGCTCAACAtaattcattaagaaaaaaaaacagtggtccaggaggtggcacagtggataaagcatcggactctcaagcacaaggccctagttctatccccggcagcacatgtaccagagtgatgtctggttctttctctctcctcctatctttctcattaataaataaaatctttttaaaaaagaaaagaaaagaaaacagatggaGAATGAGTGGAGTGTGTCAAAGACAAAATGATATTTTATGCATTGGATTCCTAGCCATACATACCCCAGTTACTTAGCAAGATAGCTTTACACCTGTGTGCTTATGTGTGTGGACAACTGAAGATGAAAGGTCAGGCTGTCTTCTCCCTCATTCTTTCCTCTGATACAGGCAAAGAAGAGTGAACTCCTTCTCTAAAACCTGGAAGATTCCCTGTTCATTTTTTTTGAAGTACCAAACTTTCCCTCAGGGTTATTTCCCACCTATCAACAAACTCCATCTATGTTGATCTTCATGGAGGTACCTACGGTGCCTTTTTTCATATCTCATTGCACTAGCTCATCCTGCACAAAGGGGAGTCCCTCAGTCTCCCCTTACCAACTCTGAATCTATACCATAGGGACACTGCAAACCCAGCCTAAGGACtcctctgcccagcccctcctgcaggtgagcacaggcctgtcagtttctctctcaccTGCTGCTCCCTGAGCCCAAGCCACACCCACTCTGGCCTCTCCCAGCCTGGGGCTCCCCTACTGGCTGGGGACACCTCTGCACTGACTGACTGGGTTCCACTTTTCCTACATCAGCCTGGGTTGCCCATCTCTGCAGGATAAAACCATGGGGTTCAGCACTGGACCCCACACCAACCTCAActtcacacacacaacacaacagCTGCATCTGAGACTCCAGAGGAAGAGTCtgagcctgagaccccagagaagACTACTCGAGTGGGAGACTCAAGTGACACCCAGAGTGGACAGGAGCACTGACACCTGCTGACAGAGACCAGGACCCCATCACCAGGACTCCCATCAGGCCTCGCCCCACGCCCACTGTcccaccctctctctgcctctcacctctctctcctccatggcaGACATGGCCTTGGGTcccaggctgctgctgctgcccctACTGCTGAGCATGGTGCTGACCAGCACTGGGGCAGCTCCTGCCCCCAAGTCCCACAGGGGCCCCCCTGATGCCAGGGGCTGCCATCTggaccagttcaagtccctgtccccgcAAGAGCTGCAGTCCTTCAAGAGGGCCAAGGATGCCCTGGTGAGTCTGCCTGCTGCCAAGCTGCCTGGGGTCCCCTGCACCTTCTGTGGTCCCTGGCCCCAGGGTGAAcggtccccccccacacacatacacacacacctcccacGCTGCTGTGCTGAGCTCTGCCCTGGCTCTCCAGGAAGACTGGCTCTTGCTGAAGGACTGGAGCTGCAGCTCGCGCCTCttccccaggacccaggacctgaGGCAGCTGCAGGTGAGCTGGCCAGCCCTGCCCTGTGCcccctgcctgctccctgctccctgctccctgctccctgctcccagggccaccagccagccctgctccctgcttctctctcctcctcaccacATTGGCTGAGCCCTCTCTGCTGTGGCCTGGCCCTCACCTGTCTCTGTGCCCCTTCCCCAGGTGTGGGAGCGCCCCGTGGCCTTGGAGGCTGAGCTGGCAGTGAGCCTGAAGGTGCTGGGGGCCCTGGCAGAGTCGCCCATGGGGCGCGTCCTGGAGCAGCCCCTGCGCACGCTGCACCACGCCCACTCTCAGCTGCAGGCCTGTGTGAGTGTGGGGCGCCCGGGCCCTGGCTGTGGGTTCTGTCCCAAGAGCTGCCCTGGGTGCCGGGCCTGCCTCACACCTGCTGTGCCCACAGGTGCCTGCTCAACCCACCGTGGGACCCAGGCCCCGGGGCCGCCTCCAACACTGGCTGCACAGGCTTCAGGAGGCCCCCAAGAAGGTCAGGAGTCAGGGAGGGCCCAGATGTTGTGGGCAGAGGGCCGGTTGCCTGGGGTCCACTCAGTGGAAGCctctgacccccccacccccacccctcaggaGTCCCAGGGCTGCCTGGAAGCCTCTGTCACCTTCAACCTCTTTCGCCTCCTCACCTGGGACCTGAGCTGTGTCGCCAGTGGAGACCTGTGTGTCTGAACCCTGACGCCCACCTACCTCCCGCCCCTCCGTCGAAAATATTATTTAAGctccaaaatttttattttattaccttcaAGTCATTAtcaatatatttattcatatgaTGTTCACcttaatatgtttatttttctactttttatacaAATGCACAAGTAAAGAATTTATAAAAGATCTTGTCTATGGTGTAAGGCTGTGTTTATTTGTGTAAATCCGTTTTCTTTTGCAACCTTAATGATTATCACAACACTGGGTCTTaaaatctctttccctcttctttctataCCAATCCAGGTGGACTCATCAAGTTTTTCTGCTGGGGATGGGGTGGAGGTCTCACAAATCTGACTTCAAGTTTGTTCACTGGGTTCTTAACAAGAAGCTCTGGGATCAttttgttttcaagttcatgAAGTTGCTGGCAGAATTTCATCTCACACAAAGGTAAGATTCAGGTCCCCATTTCACTGCTGGCTGTGAGGGTCCCTTCTTTACCATTCTggatttttacttttttgccatcagtgttattgctggggctctgtgcctgtatgaCCCCACCATTcgcagtggccatttcttcctttctctttctttctttctttttctcataaagacagagaaatcgagtaTAAGATGCATGGAGCTCCAGAGTCTAtgatttaatcctcagcaccattaaCAACAATATGCCAATAACCAGTAACATTATGCCAGAAGTGATCAGTTctctgggaaaggaaaggagaggaggagagggtaaaagagaggaaaggagaggaccaggcagtggtacacctggctaagcacacacattatagtgctcaaagacccaggttcaagcctccagcccccacctgcagagggaaagctttgcgagtggtgaatcagggctgcaagtgtctctctgtgtcttgccctctctatctcccctcccttctcaatttttctctgtctctatccactaataaataaataaaaatatttgggaaaaaaaggaaagaaaaggaagagagagtaagagggagacagaaa
The DNA window shown above is from Erinaceus europaeus chromosome 2, mEriEur2.1, whole genome shotgun sequence and carries:
- the LOC103114327 gene encoding interferon lambda-3-like, encoding MALGPRLLLLPLLLSMVLTSTGAAPAPKSHRGPPDARGCHLDQFKSLSPQELQSFKRAKDALEDWLLLKDWSCSSRLFPRTQDLRQLQVWERPVALEAELAVSLKVLGALAESPMGRVLEQPLRTLHHAHSQLQACVPAQPTVGPRPRGRLQHWLHRLQEAPKKSQGCLEASVTFNLFRLLTWDLSCVASGDLCV